Proteins from one Maniola hyperantus chromosome 25, iAphHyp1.2, whole genome shotgun sequence genomic window:
- the NC2alpha gene encoding dr1-associated corepressor homolog has product MPSKKRKYNARFPAGRIKKIMQTDEEVGKVAQAVPIIIPRTLELFVESLLGKAMQVTMQRNAKTLSPSHVKQCILAESRFDFLRDLVKNIPDVTAAEEKEMMSREGSPNSTRVSDTTAPRRVVREDSNSSSSSDVRVQATAKDNLRRAISLDTDRPKNETITSEAIDLTKKLEGRPIVTANFYQETQTVDVEVQHKSVITLNPTYASPQPSTSHYAGFKRVMNRSESLPYPPVATYVAPSKDIAPILNIDFSKNLAVPEIKVLDTAVASIVGVPKEEKKLHRQNSKKSEVKKIEIPKPLMPPRVDIDHLNSGNLQIDEDYDT; this is encoded by the exons ATGCCGTCGAAGAAGAGAAAATACAATGCGAGGTTCCCAGCC GGGCGAATTAAGAAGATAATGCAGACTGACGAGGAAGTCGGGAAGGTGGCTCAGGCCGTGCCAATCATAAT ACCTCGTACTCTGGAGCTGTTTGTGGAGTCTCTCCTGGGGAAGGCCATGCAGGTGACCATGCAGCGCAATGCCAAGACCCTCAGCCCTTCGCATGTCAAGCAGTGCATACTAGCGGAGTCGCGGTTCGACTTCCTTAGAGACCTG GTGAAAAACATCCCTGACGTAACGGCAGCCGAAGAAAAAGAAATGATGAGTAGGGAGGGCTCACCAAATTCTACGAG GGTCTCGGACACAACCGCCCCTCGGAGGGTAGTCAGAGAAGACTCGAACAGTTCGAGCAGCTCCGACGTCAGAGTGCAAGCGACGGCCAAAGACAACCTCCGCCGAGCTATCTCCCTAGATACAGACAGACCGAAGAACGAAACTATCACGTCAGAGGCTATAG ATTTAACAAAGAAGTTGGAAGGCAGGCCAATAGTAACAGCCAACTTCTACCAAGAGACCCAGACAGTGGATGTAGAAGTGCAACATAAGAGTGTCATAACTCTAAATCCTACGTATGCGAGCCCTCAGCCTTCCACGTCCCATTACGCAG GTTTCAAAAGGGTGATGAATAGGAGTGAATCGCTACCCTACCCCCCCGTAGCAACCTACGTAGCCCCCAGCAAGGACATAGCACCCATACTAAACATAGACTTCTCCAAAAACCTCGCTGTGCCTGAGATCAAAGTCCTAGACACTGCCGTAGCTAGTATTGTAGGCGTTCCCAAAGAAGAAAAAAAGTTGCACCGACAGAACTCCAAAAAGTCTGAAgtcaaaaaaatagaaatacctaAACCCCTAATGCCTCCCAGAGTCGATATAGATCACCTAAATTCAGGGAACCTACAGATAGATGAAGACTATGATACCTGA